The following coding sequences lie in one Monomorium pharaonis isolate MP-MQ-018 chromosome 1, ASM1337386v2, whole genome shotgun sequence genomic window:
- the LOC105838397 gene encoding uncharacterized protein LOC105838397: MELCVLRLFVTCYLTCILSRNAIGESTLIKVFPSINNISQPELRISKIGNTRTEQLIKTETRPDGIILKNVDDDWYKLETSRESSENQSMKRRILNNLKEAKCSRYCIQQLGISKDFEEINLVPSFADQNGDDYFSLENNSNLNILKHISTDNKSSTVLAYCKIYLNLNCDMISIEKNLIAQNNKFSNFKFNQENNKILKTYFPYTITDFSKKLVHRTNLSGYTEINFETDANVTRIEINILGNLTRAILIIPTRENRMRPGLVMSLASAYSTKGMAIGARNFLDRWCVKLTGVENSKYNFDVIAYYGSNEEDNMKDNIINVNFMNGKQNCKLQC; the protein is encoded by the exons ATGGAATTGTGCGTGCTCCGGCTTTTTGTGACGTGCTATCTGACTTGCATTCTAAGCAGAAATGCAATCGGTGAATctacattaattaaagttttcccatctattaataatatttctcaaCCGGAACTGAGAATATCTAAGATAGGCAATACGCGAACCGAGCAATTAATCAAGACGGAAACGAGACCAGATGggattattttgaaaaatgttgatGATGATTGGTATAAACTTGAAACATCACGAGAATCTTCGGAGAATCAATCAATGAAGAGaagaattttgaacaatttaaaAGAAGCAAAATGTTCTAG GTATTGTATACAACAACTGGGAATTAGCAAAGATTTTGAAGAAATCAATCTTGTTCCGTCATTTGCCGATCAAAATGGAGatg ATTACTTTTCACTTGAAAACAATtcaaacttaaatatattaaaacatatatctACTGATAATAAAAGTTCAACAGTTTTAGCTTATTGTAAA atcTATCTTAATTTGAATTGTGACATGATTagcatagaaaaaaatttgattgcgcaaaacaacaaattttccaattttaaatttaatcaagaaaataacaagatattaaaaacttattttccaTATACTATTACAGATTTCTCg AAAAAATTAGTGCACAGAACTAACTTGAGTGGATATACTGAAATCAATTTTGAAACCGATGCCAATGTAACTAGAATTGAGATCAATATTTTAGGAAATCTTACAcgtgcaattttaataatcccTACGAGAGAAA ACAGAATGAGACCAGGGCTAGTGATGTCATTGGCAAGTGCATACAGCACGAAAGGGATGGCTATCGGCGCGCGCAACTTTTTAGATAGATGGTGCGTAAAGCTAACGGGGGTGGAAAATTCAAAGTACAATTTCGACGTAATTGCTTACTACGGATCAAATGAGGAAGATAATatgaaagataatattatcaaCGTTAACTTCATGAATGGTAAGCAAAATTGCAAATTGCAGTGTTAA